The genomic window TGAAAAGCACGACATTCCCTACCAGATAGCCTTTGGCACATTGCTCGGAGCCGTCCGGCATGGCGGATTCATTCCGTGGGACGACGATTTCGATTTTCTGCTGTTCGACGACACCTACGAGAAGGCGACAGAAGTGCTCCTTAAAGAACTCCCTGCCGACATGCTCCTTGAAAACGAAAAGACCGAGCCAAAATACTTTCATGGCTGGGCCCACGTCAAAGATTTGAACACCGAATGCGAGTGCGCTCTTTTCCCGCAAGACGCCGTGTACAAGAACCACGGATTAAGCGTAGACTTGTACAAGATGACCAAAATAAAGGAAAAAGATTTTGCCGAATACCGACTGAACGAGGCGCTGTCTTATATCGACCGCCGAAAGAAACTCGGATTCATTTCGGACGAAGATTATTTGAAAAAGAAGGAAACCTTCTTGCGTGAATACAAAGACAGGGAAGCAAGCACTTCAGAAAAAGAAATTTTCGCTTATCCATTCACGTATGGCAAGCAAGAAATAGACGAGGTCTTCCCTCTCAAGAAATACGCTTTTGCCGGGACCTATTTTTACGGGCCCAACAATTACGACAAAATTCTTGCTTCGGAATATCGTGACTACATGTCGTTACCTCCCGAAGAAGACAGAAAACCCCATTATACAGCCATCAAGTTTTTCTAAAGAGACACATACAAATGAAAAAGCTAGTGCTCAAATACATGAGACGTATTCATAGAGTTCTATTCAGAACTAGAATTGAAAACGAACATCTGAAAAAAGAAAATGATACCCTGGCATTCCAAGTCAGTTACCTAAAGCGGCATTTTGACATAGGCCAAATGAAGCCTGCCAGCGGATATCTCCGCGAATTCCAACTTGTCGAAGTGGATTTTACAAGACACATCCTTGATTTGCTCAAGCCCTACGATATCCAGATGTACCTTGAAGGCGGAGCCCTATTGGGCGCAAAGCGTCACAAGGGATTCATTCCTTGGGATGACGATATCGACATTGCGATGTCTCGAGCCGATTTCAACAAGCTCCTTCACGTTCTACAGACCGACCCCAATTTCGTGTGGATTGACACGACGCAGAAATCCGGTTACTACGCCGAATACTTTGACAAGCATATTCGTGCAAACGCAAACAAGAACGTCGTCATCATGACGCCCACATGCGTGCACATTTTCAACGGCACCCGCCTGAGGGACGCAAAGAACCTGGAATTTTTCCCGAACGATTTCTTGAAAGAAGACGTGACCGAAGAACAGTACCTCGCCTTCAGAGACAAGGCCATCGCATTCATAAGAAAGCCCCATGCCTGGAAGGAACTTTTCGACTTCTACGAAGCCACATGGAAAGAGAGCGGCATTTTCTCGATGGAGCACACGTCCAGAATCGTTCCGGGGCTCGGCAACTGGGACCTGACCGAATACGGCTATCACGGATTTAGAAATCACGATGACATTTACCCCACAACGACCATCGTATTCGAAGGCAAAGAACTTCCCTGCCCGAACAAGGCCGAAGTGATCCTGGACAGAGAATACGGAAAGAACTGGCGTGACTATCCCAAAGACATCGGATTCCCGCAAACGCTGGTCGACCGGAACAATTATTTTAAATTAATTGGCGAACCATTGATTGATTTCAAAGAATTTTAAGATATGACTGAACCCGAAAGAATTGTCGCTAAAGGAATCGTTCCGCCCTCGTTTTTGCAAGAAGAAACGATATGCGATTTTTTTGTGGATTCCACCCGCAAAAAGATATGGGCCATCGAACTCGACATCTTGATTGAATTCGACCGCATATGCAAAAAGCACGGCCTGAAATATTTCTTGATGTGCGGGACGCTCCTCGGTGCCATTCGCCACAAGGGATTCATCCCGTGGGACGACGATATCGATGTCGCCATGCCACGCAACGATTTCAACAAGCTAAACACGCTGCAAGATGAATTCAAACACCCGTTTTTCTTGCAGACGCCGCTCACCGACAAAGAATTCGCAGGTTCACACACTTGTATCCGCAACACGAATACAAGCGCCATCAGCCCTATCATCCGGTTCCAAAAAATGAACCACGGGCTTTTCATCGACGTTTTCGCGCTGGACCATTTTGTACCGGAAGGTGCCGAAGAGCGCTTTGCCGAAATAAACCAGCTGAACATCGAGAACGGGACGTTCATGCGATTGACCAACCCGGAGCTGAACGAGAAAAACCGTGAGCGCGTAAAAAACTACCACAGGGACCATATCGCGGACTACAAGAAAATCCATGAGATTGCAAGCAAGTTCAATAATCAAGAAACGGATAAACTCGCAATCCTCACATGGACGGCAGAACCGCTCGAACAAAACGTGTGGGACGCAAAAGACTTTGACGAATCGGTGGATGTGGAATTCGAAGGTTATCGTTTCCCGGCACCCGCAGGATATCGCAACATTCTCACGCAGTTGTTCGGGAACTACATGGAATTCCCGCCTGTAGAAAAAAGAGGAGCCCAGCACAGTCAATACGTGCTGGACCCCGATACGCCCTATGCGGAATTCCTGCGCACGTTCAAGCCGCGCTAACAGGATCCGCTACAGCAATTACTTTTTCGGTGCAAACGGCTCGATGATGTTCTTGATGATAAAGTCGGCCGTTTTCTCGATATCCTCGAACGCGACGCGCTTCGGCAGGTCGACGTTGAAAGCCTTCTTCACCTTCGCGACGAGTTCGTCGGTATAGACGAGCGTGCCGTTTTCCACATTCTCGATGCCGTCGCAGTAGATAGACTTGCGGTTTGCCGCACGCATGTCATCCATGCTGAAAAGTGTCGTATCGAACGAGACTTCGGCCTTCGCGCCATCGATGAGCACCGGATAGCCACCAATTTCGCCATCGACACCGGGCGCATGTACCTTGGTCACCGTCTTTTCGCGGAGAGCCGTCAAGATGGAATCGATGATGTTGAAGTTGCTCGAAGCGTTCATCATGTTGCGCTTCTGGTCCACCGGCATCGGGATAGAGCAGGCGGCCAGCACTTCGGCCTGGTCAAACGGCAAATCCTTGCCATCCTTCTTGAAGTTCAAGAGCAGCGTCTGGCCTTCGGCGTGGCCTTCCTTGGAAATCACCACGTCGTGGAAATGGCTTACCGCAAGCGTCACGTCGATATCGTTCAGGTTGTCGATGCCATACTTTTCAGCCATGAAGAACTTCATGCGCGGAATGAGGTGATTCAGGTTGCCGCTACCGAAATCAAAGTATGTCTTGCCGGCGGACTTGAGCCAAGGAATCACGGCATCGGAATACGAGGTATTGATGGTCACCGCATTGGAGCCAGCCTTCTCGTAAGCGGCCATGATGTTCTTCGCATAACGGATGGAGAGCGGAGACCAGATGCCGTAAGCGCGCAGGTTGCTCCACGAGATGCTCCCGTACTTGAGGCCCGAATACACGCGGCTGCTGTTCACGATAAAGTCGGGATTCGCCTTCTTGATTGTCGCGGCGATGCTGTCGACATCGTTCAGGTCGCAGTCACCGAGGATTTCAATCCGGCTGCGCAGTTCGCGACGGATTGTCGCTGCCGTGCGGACGATGTTCACGTCCATCTGCATCTTGGCGGCATTGCGGCCCGCAACCACAATTTTCAGCTGCGGGTCACGGAGACTCACCAAGAAGTCGAGCAGGAACGTACCGACGCTCCCGAGCCCGATAATCATAATCGTAATCGTCTCGTTCTTTTCGACCTTGGACTTGAGCAAGGCAATTTTCTTGTTCAGGATTTCCATATCTTACTCCATAAGTTCGCGGACAATGTTGTAGTCCGCAACGGTGTTACAGTTATACCAGGCATCGAACGTGACCACGTCATATTCTTCACGGGAAAGCTTGTTGAAATACGCCTGAATAATTTCGAGGTTCGTTCCCTGAAGTTGCTTTTCGGTCAGGGAAGCGACAGCCTCGTGCAGCTTTTCTGCCGACTGGAATTTCCACATCTGCGCAGAATTGAATACTGCGAGGAACGGCTCCGGAATCGTGAGCGAAGAATGATTCGTGTCGTACAGGTAATGCGGACGGCCATCCGTCGATACGTAAAGCGCCACGGCCTTGTTCGAATAGATGGGTTCGCGATTGATCGTGAGCACGCTCTTTTCGCTATCGTAAACCGGCTTGAAATTTTCCTTCAAGAAGAACAGGTCGCCTTCTACAAAAGTGACATCGCCCGATTCCTTCACGGCTTCGATGCCCTTGTACAGGCTATAGCCCGAACCATAATCTTTGAAATGCTCGTTATAGACAAGTTCAATCTTGTCGCCGTAGGCCTGGAGGTTTTCCTTCACATATTCTTCGAGAGCAGAATAGAGGTAGCCGCCCACAACGATGTACTTGTCGTATTCACCGCAGTTTTTGATAAGCTGGTTGAGCAGCGCAAACTTCGGAGAATCCTTATAATAGAGGCACTTCAGGGTTTCCTTTTCGGTATCCCTGTTAAAGCGGGTTGCCGTCCCGGCAACAGTAATAATCAAGTACTTCATCTTTCAATACTCTTCACGCACATTTCGAGGCCTTCGTCAAGCGTAACGACCGGCTTCCAGTGAGTACGCGTACGAATCTTGTCTGTGTTGAGCAGGCGGCGTTCCGGGTCGGACTTGCGATAACCTTCGAACTTGATTTTCACGTCGTCCATGCCCATCTTCTTCGCAATCAGTTTCACCAAGTCCACAATGGAGATTTCTTCTTCGGTCGCGACGTTATAGACGGTACCGTCGAGAGCTTCGGGCGATTCCATGAGTTCCATCACGGCGCGACAGCTATCGATATTGTGGAGGAACGTGCGCTTGTTGACCTTCGAATTCTCGAGCAACGTGACTTCGGGCTTTTCGAGGAGGTTGTTGATGATGTGCGGGATAATGTGGTCTGCAAAGCGTTCGTGCTTGCTGTACACGTTCGCAAAGCGGATGGAGCAACCCTTGATTTTGCCCTTGTCCACGGCATCCTTCATGAAGAATTCCGTAAGGAGCTTGCCGACGGCATAGCTCGTGCGCTGGCTGTGTTCTGCCGTTGCCATGACCAAGAAGTCCGATTCGCAGACACCGCCGTTCGCATTCCACGACTGCATGGAATACACTTCGGAGGTAGAGCAGTTGATGTAGGTATCGGCACCGAGTTCAATGGCCATTTCGAGGAAAGTCTTCATCGAGATGACGTTCGTCTGGAACGTGTGTTCCACTTCGTAGAAATGCTTGGTGTGGACCACTGCGGCGCAGTTGATAAATATCAGGCGGCCAGAATACGAGCCCTTG from uncultured Fibrobacter sp. includes these protein-coding regions:
- a CDS encoding LicD family protein, coding for METPFDIKRVQDRLLEMAKATASILEKHDIPYQIAFGTLLGAVRHGGFIPWDDDFDFLLFDDTYEKATEVLLKELPADMLLENEKTEPKYFHGWAHVKDLNTECECALFPQDAVYKNHGLSVDLYKMTKIKEKDFAEYRLNEALSYIDRRKKLGFISDEDYLKKKETFLREYKDREASTSEKEIFAYPFTYGKQEIDEVFPLKKYAFAGTYFYGPNNYDKILASEYRDYMSLPPEEDRKPHYTAIKFF
- a CDS encoding LicD family protein — translated: MKPASGYLREFQLVEVDFTRHILDLLKPYDIQMYLEGGALLGAKRHKGFIPWDDDIDIAMSRADFNKLLHVLQTDPNFVWIDTTQKSGYYAEYFDKHIRANANKNVVIMTPTCVHIFNGTRLRDAKNLEFFPNDFLKEDVTEEQYLAFRDKAIAFIRKPHAWKELFDFYEATWKESGIFSMEHTSRIVPGLGNWDLTEYGYHGFRNHDDIYPTTTIVFEGKELPCPNKAEVILDREYGKNWRDYPKDIGFPQTLVDRNNYFKLIGEPLIDFKEF
- a CDS encoding LicD family protein — protein: MTEPERIVAKGIVPPSFLQEETICDFFVDSTRKKIWAIELDILIEFDRICKKHGLKYFLMCGTLLGAIRHKGFIPWDDDIDVAMPRNDFNKLNTLQDEFKHPFFLQTPLTDKEFAGSHTCIRNTNTSAISPIIRFQKMNHGLFIDVFALDHFVPEGAEERFAEINQLNIENGTFMRLTNPELNEKNRERVKNYHRDHIADYKKIHEIASKFNNQETDKLAILTWTAEPLEQNVWDAKDFDESVDVEFEGYRFPAPAGYRNILTQLFGNYMEFPPVEKRGAQHSQYVLDPDTPYAEFLRTFKPR
- a CDS encoding DUF6564 domain-containing protein, with the translated sequence MKYLIITVAGTATRFNRDTEKETLKCLYYKDSPKFALLNQLIKNCGEYDKYIVVGGYLYSALEEYVKENLQAYGDKIELVYNEHFKDYGSGYSLYKGIEAVKESGDVTFVEGDLFFLKENFKPVYDSEKSVLTINREPIYSNKAVALYVSTDGRPHYLYDTNHSSLTIPEPFLAVFNSAQMWKFQSAEKLHEAVASLTEKQLQGTNLEIIQAYFNKLSREEYDVVTFDAWYNCNTVADYNIVRELME
- a CDS encoding NAD(P)-dependent oxidoreductase — translated: MKKNLYVISGATGMTGSELSHQLLKEENIVVGFDNFFASSIDTVKDLVGRDDFIFFEYDINNAEHMAAVADKVKSLKGSYSGRLIFINCAAVVHTKHFYEVEHTFQTNVISMKTFLEMAIELGADTYINCSTSEVYSMQSWNANGGVCESDFLVMATAEHSQRTSYAVGKLLTEFFMKDAVDKGKIKGCSIRFANVYSKHERFADHIIPHIINNLLEKPEVTLLENSKVNKRTFLHNIDSCRAVMELMESPEALDGTVYNVATEEEISIVDLVKLIAKKMGMDDVKIKFEGYRKSDPERRLLNTDKIRTRTHWKPVVTLDEGLEMCVKSIER